In Pochonia chlamydosporia 170 chromosome Unknown PCv3seq00008, whole genome shotgun sequence, the following proteins share a genomic window:
- a CDS encoding heterokaryon incompatibility (similar to Metarhizium robertsii ARSEF 23 XP_007824947.2), translating to MKFLLFATGALALVKRQGDVLAADVAAIVTSVTALQDQVNKFQGAAQADALIAASETVVTNIKKGVVDANASPPLSQDEAFQLVPPLSALIDVVNQTVSALIAKKQIFSDSGRGCEVYPQLVEQGTDSKAFSDALVAKVPDALKDIAAQISAPILQSLADGAAAFKDVKCAATSTTTSQSSTSTTSATSSTSEPPVTTTTTSATGTATGTSSGSQTGTSSGTATGTKTSGTATGTSEPCTETGSKTKTHSGSATATGSEPCDKTTTVEVPVTETVPCTTGGSGSQPTGGSGSQPTGGSGSQPTGGAGCPGCPPGETSGSGSGPEPTTLVPVPTGGNGGNGGNGGNPTPSSPVVAGASRGEIPVALAIAAIAGIVGVAL from the coding sequence ATGAAGTTTCTCCTCTTCGCCACCGGGGCTTTGGCTCTTGTCAAACGCCAGGGTGATGTTCTGGCGGccgatgttgctgccatcgTCACCAGCGTCACAGCTCTTCAGGATCAGGTCAACAAGTTTCAGGGTGCTGCCCAGGCTGATGCCTTGATCGCTGCGTCGGAAACTGtcgtcaccaacatcaagaagggtgttgttgatgctaATGCCTCGCCTCCTCTGTCTCAGGATGAAGCTTTCCAGCTTGTCCCACCTCTGAGCGCCTTGATTGACGTCGTCAACCAGACTGTCTCTGCTCTCAtcgccaagaagcaaatcTTCTCTGACTCTGGTCGTGGTTGCGAAGTCTACCCTCAGCTCGTGGAGCAGGGTACTGACTCCAAGGCCTTCTCTGATGCTCTGGTCGCCAAGGTTCCTGACGCGCTGAAGGATATTGCCGCTCAGATCTCTGCTCCTATCTTGCAGAGTCTGGCTGATGGTGCCGCTGCCTTCAAGGACGTCAAGTGTGCTGCTACCTCGACTACTACCTCTCAGTCTTCTACCTCGACCACTTCAGCTACTTCGTCTACCTCTGAGCCTCCTGTCACCACCACTACTACTTCTGCTACTGGAACTGCTACCGGCACCTCTTCTGGTTCTCAGACTGGTACCTCTTCCGGAACTGCTACCGGTACCAAGACCTCTGGCACTGCCACCGGCACCAGCGAGCCTTGCACTGAGACCggttccaagaccaagactcACTCCGGTTCTGCTACCGCTACCGGATCTGAGCCTTGTGACAAGACCACCACTGTCGAAGTCCCCGTGACCGAGACTGTTCCTTGCACCACGGGAGGATCTGGTTCCCAGCCCACTGGCGGCTCCGGATCTCAGCCTACTGGCGGTTCGGGTTCCCAGCCTACCGGCGGTGCTGGATGCCCTGGATGCCCCCCTGGTGAGACttctggatctggatctggacCTGAGCCCACTACTCTTGTCCCAGTCCCAACCGGTGGCAATGGAGGCAACGGAGGCAATGGCGGTAACCCTACTCCCAGCTCTCccgttgttgctggcgcTTCTCGGGGAGAAATCCCCGTCGCTTTAGCCATTGCTGCTATCGCCGGTATTGTGGGTGTTGCTCTGTAA
- a CDS encoding heterokaryon incompatibility (similar to Cordyceps militaris CM01 XP_006666230.1), translated as MLGPEPLTYTPLDLSRQTFRLLRLLPPKPPLIPGCYGTVRIELIDAEIDANGKASCKYDALSYSWGKSKPNRPIIVEDGGKSYRLWITRPLELALLHLLESKVTELPLFVDQICINQASKGQGGDDNEKAHQVRLMRHIYSSCNRTIVWLGTATRGSDEWFKYTRELSNEGVLSRVMGPRVATFMQVFDAVMDSSIQVTGHQKEDRDDILELLRLRGDQYPLDGFIDVLDRSWFNRLWTIQEACLPPEVIFVCGNQSLCFDCFRGGKLFYNIYNTHWVRHVREPITQAELHRRDGIFAKGDGFNRVFQERKAIHQTGIRQSLYDLVLKYNVNDVNKKIGASLPQDRIFGLLGLMAEDDPLRQRIHVRYNALNPEAGVPRVYTEVATLLLEDNVDVLLYTQAGRKTTGLPSWVPDWKMPLKLPIGYTSMLEALFTAGGSKDNGLFKVNHKTGELTIRGVMVDEVASVGERTYRDDVDYMFQRAPDYRWSKRVFDEAAQFARDAYEIRSGEGSPADERSLALQVQRVCCSGISYQQFTNRLGTQAGIDRLETVHSQHSLVGKRLLDSDVKAAAWSITRIYRTLGITPWYFIPPPEMDALRVCAQDPISAAFVLRDALKDVVEDVIGMCVASARIRWAQCYVRLRRRYAKVNLRIDEETFTKHGLDGRMEIREDMGTFANNILKLVGRRLYLTRTGYVGMGPPEMKPGDAVTVFHGGTTPHLIRRVVGTKDELWEYRGEVYCDGIMNGEALGANAERDFTLR; from the coding sequence atgttAGGCCCAGAACCATTAACATACACTCCTCTTGACTTGTCTCGCCAAACATTTCGTCTCCTCCGGCTTTTGCCGCCGAAACCACCCCTCATCCCAGGCTGCTACGGCACAGTGAGAATCGAATTAATTGATGCCGAGATCGACGCCAACGGTAAAGCATCATGCAAATACGACGCTCTTTCGTATTCCTGGGGCAAAAGCAAACCCAATCGACCGATCATCGTGGAAGATGGAGGCAAATCTTACCGTCTCTGGATAACGCGTCCGCTGGAATTAGCCCTCTTGCATTTACTTGAGAGCAAAGTCACAGAGCTGCCGCTCTTCGTGGATCAAATATGTATTAACCAGGCATCCAAGGGCCAAGGTGGCGATGACAACGAAAAGGCGCATCAAGTGAGGCTCATGCGGCACATTTACTCCAGCTGCAACCGCACCATTGTATGGTTAGGGACGGCGACGCGTGGTTCCGACGAATGGTTCAAGTATACCCGCGAGCTCAGTAATGAAGGAGTTCTAAGCAGAGTCATGGGTCCTCGTGTCGCCACATTCATGCAAGTGTTTGACGCAGTCATGGATTCTTCGATCCAAGTAACCGGGCATCAAAAGGAAGACCGAGATGACATTCTGGAGCTTCTCAGGCTGCGAGGTGATCAGTACCCCTTGGATGGCTTCATCGACGTCCTGGACCGCTCGTGGTTCAACCGTCTTTGGACCATCCAAGAGGCATGTTTGCCCCCAGAGGTCATCTTCGTTTGTGGCAACCAGTCATTATGCTTCGATTGCTTCCGCGGGGGCAAATTATTCTACAACATATACAACACACACTGGGTTAGGCACGTAAGGGAACCCATAACACAGGCGGAACTCCACCGACGAGACGGCATCTTCGCAAAGGGCGATGGATTCAACCGTGTCTTCCAAGAACGCAAGGCCATTCACCAGACGGGGATTAGGCAAAGTCTCTACGACCTTGTATTGAAGTATAATGTCAACGATGTCAATAAGAAGATTGGGGCAAGTCTCCCCCAAGATAGAATATTCGGCCTTTTGGGGCTCATGGCAGAGGACGACCCTCTTCGACAACGAATCCATGTTCGGTACAACGCCCTGAATCCGGAGGCAGGTGTCCCGAGGGTATATACAGAAGTAGCCACCCTGTTGCTGGAGGATAATGTCGATGTGCTGCTTTACACTCAGGCCGGGAGGAAGACCACGGGACTGCCGTCCTGGGTCCCGGATTGGAAAATGCCGCTGAAGCTTCCTATCGGGTATacgtcaatgttggaagCGTTATTCACCGCCGGAGGGTCCAAGGACAACGGCTTGTTTAAAGTAAATCACAAGACCGGGGAGTTGACCATCCGTGGAGTCATGGTGGACGAGGTTGCATCTGTTGGTGAGCGGACGTATCGCGACGATGTCGATTACATGTTCCAAAGAGCTCCTGATTATCGCTGGTCGAAGCGTGTATTCGACGAAGCAGCGCAGTTTGCGCGTGACGCTTATGAGATACGAAGCGGAGAAGGGTCACCGGCTGATGAGCGCTCGTTAGCTCTCCAGGTTCAGCGAGTTTGTTGCTCTGGTATAAGTTATCAGCAATTTACCAATCGACTGGGTACACAAGCTGGCATTGATAGACTTGAAACCGTTCACAGCCAGCATTCCCTTGTAGGAAAACGCCTGTTGGACTCTGATGTCAAGGCTGCAGCGTGGAGCATTACCCGAATATATCGAACCCTTGGCATCACCCCGTGGTATTTTATCCCACCGCCGGAGATGGATGCGTTGCGAGTCTGCGCACAGGATCCCATATCAGCAGCATTTGTACTGCGCGATGCTTTAAAGGACGTCGTCGAGGACGTAATCGGAATGTGTGTCGCGTCGGCTCGAATACGTTGGGCGCAGTGTTATGTTCGACTACGGCGTCGATATGCCAAAGTAAACCTGCGCATTGACGAGGAGACATTCACAAAGCACGGTCTCGACGGTAGAATGGAGATCAGAGAGGACATGGGCACCTTTGCAAACAACATTCTCAAGCTCGTCGGGCGGCGGCTCTATCTCACGCGGACAGGGTACGTTGGCATGGGACCGCCGGAAATGAAGCCAGGAGATGCAGTCACGGTGTTTCATGGGGGCACTACGCCGCATTTAATAAGGAGGGTGGTAGGGACGAAAGACGAGTTGTGGGAGTATCGGGGCGAGGTGTACTGCGATGGCATCATGAATGGCGAAGCGTTGGGAGCCAATGCCGAACGGGATTTTACGCTGCGGTGA
- a CDS encoding hydrophobic surface binding protein (similar to Metarhizium acridum CQMa 102 XP_007812193.1): protein MLSVKNLLFLAVAVTGSVIKRDAALVKADLQTINTDTAKVTTAVNNYNGGVLNALPIINAQQQVTKDIKKATTDAQNAGVVSEADALDIIAYITGTLEPTIVGSLSALKSKKAKFDADGLTGTVKSSLTSLKSDTDALGAALIAGTPANLVAQAQAIQAKIDADFDDAIAFFS from the coding sequence ATGCTCTCCGTCAAGaacctcctcttccttgccGTCGCCGTCACCGGCTCCGTCATCAAGCGTGACGCCGCCCTCGTCAAGGCCGACCTCCAGACCATCAACACTGACACCGCCAAGGTCACCACCGCCGTCAACAACTACAACGGCGGCGTCCTCAACgccctccccatcatcaacgcccagCAGCAAGTCACCAAGGACATCAAGAAGGCCACCACTGATGCCCAGAACGCCGGCGTCGTGAGCGAGGCCGATGCCCTCGACATCATTGCCTACATCACCGGCACTCTTGAGCCCACCATTGTGGGCTCCCTCTCCGCCCTGAagtccaagaaggccaagtttgatgctgatggcCTGACCGGCACTGtcaagagcagcttgacctCGCTCAAGTCTGACACTGATGCCCTCGGTGCTGCTCTTATTGCTGGAACGCCCGCCAATCTTGTCGCTCAGGCTCAGGCTATTCAGGCCAAGAttgatgctgactttgacgacgCCATTGCTTTCTTCTCTTAA
- a CDS encoding sarcosine oxidase (similar to Talaromyces stipitatus ATCC 10500 XP_002484168.1) — MTTPQNTSILIIGAGTFGISTAYHLSRRGYKKITCIDRQPYPSIDSAANDINKIIRTDYDDALYTRLAVEALEAWRDPAFNGIFHETGRLATTCGDAAAKEGMNKACENLRNIGRSASIEQIHSRDDIVRHCPNLEHSNGIDNWTGIYNTEAGWAHSRKAPEKWARLATKKGVLFISGRMGTMTGLDVDDAGKLRGIKTASGDVLTADRYVFCPGAASPSLLPDVLSKHLSSKCWVVAHLQLTREEVQRWQGIPVIDNLEMGYTFEPDRETGLMKICDGSPGYELLEGKYITEDGKQVAYSVPHYASEHIQNGVPEEAINNITAFVESVLPEFRGRPLVDARLCWCTDTADSHYLIDKHPKHPEMLIATGGSAHAFKMFPIIGDYIADALEGKPRGLKPEWRLEGRKAERDVMRPDTQVKDLRDLKTIHIPTYQDR, encoded by the exons ATGACTACGCCGCAGAATACGTCCATACTTATCATTGGAGC TGGCACATTTGGAATAAGTACGGCGTATCATCTATCTCGCCGAGGATACAAGAAAATCACCTGCATTGACAGGCAGCCTTACCCCAGCATTGACTCTGCTGCGAATGACATCAACAAAATCATTCGCACCGACTACGATGACGCTCTATATACAAGATTGGCTGTAGAAGCCCTCGAAGCGTGGCGAGACCCCGCGTTCAATGGCATCTTCCACGAAACG GGTCGTCTTGCAACCActtgtggtgatgctgctgccaaagagGGGATGAATAAAGCTTGTGAAAACCTAAGGAATATTGGAAGAAGTGCATCTATAGAGCAGATCCATAGTCGGGACGACATCGTCAGACACTGCCCCAACTTGGAGCATTCCAACGGCATTGACAATTGGACGGGAATTTACAACACCGAAGCAGGTTGGGCACACTCTCGAAAGGCTCCTGAGAAATGGGCAAGATTAGCAACCAAGAAAGGAGTATTGTTTATATCTGGACGCATGGGTACCATGACGGGACTAGACGTTGACGACGCCGGGAAGCTACGAGGCATCAAGACGGCGTCAGGGGATGTGCTCACTGCAGATCGATACGTCTTTTGCCCAGGCGCTGCTTCGCCGAGCTTACTGCCAGATGTGCTATCAAAGCATCTATCATCGAAATGCTGGGTGGTGGCACATTTGCAACTGACGCGCGAGGAAGTGCAACGATGGCAGGGTATACCGGTGATTGACAACTTGGAAATGGGATATACCTTTGAGCCGGATCGTGAAACAG GGCTGATGAAGATTTGCGATGGATCCCCCGGGTACGAGCTGTTGGAGGGAAAGTATATCACCGAGGACGGCAAACAAGTCGCATATTCAGTCCCACACTACGCAAGCGAGCACATTCAGAATGGAGTTCCTGAGGAAGCAATCAACAATATCACAGCCTTTGTTGAGTCAGTTTTGCCAGAATTTAGAGGACGACCGCTAGTGGACGCGCGATTATGCTGGTGTACGGACACTGCAGATTCGCATTACCTCATCGACAAACATCCCAAACACCCGGAGATGTTAATAGCGACAGGCGGGAGCGCCCATGCGTTCAAAATGTTTCCCATTATCGGCGATTACATTGCTGACGCGCTGGAGGGGAAGCCACGAGGGCTGAAACCTGAATGGAGGCTGGAGGGCCGCAAGGCGGAGAGAGACGTGATGCGGCCAGATACTCAGGTCAAGGATTTGAGAGATTTGAAGACTATTCATATACCTACATATCAAGACCGGTAG